One uncultured Desulfovibrio sp. genomic window carries:
- a CDS encoding ABC transporter substrate-binding protein — protein sequence MHNYMKVLGISVICLLLGFGQAFAKGDTLTVGVTQTPKTLDPQATSDAGSQNIDMQIYETLVTMDKDNNLVPMLAEKWEALPDKVSYKFHLKKGVKFHNGETMTADDVVFTFKRALSPAGVAVKALSMYVADVEKVDDNTVIMKASQPMGDTFVVSLCHPWASIMNKKAVESAGKDYGQNPVGTGRFAFKNWVIGDRVQLERFDAYHGEKAKLKNLVYRTIVEASSRTIELESGAVDMIMDPAPNDISRIKDNAKLEVVSVPSCRLYYIGLDVTHPPYDNLKVRQAMNLAVDRAGIVKIVFRGNAEPARGPVTSAIKYNKYNETAPIKKDPAKAKELLKEAGFPNGFKGKLLISDRTDYTNIATILQANFKEVGIDMSIEVFEWGTFLDVIRKQGHEPFLNNWWGGAPAMDPFFLMTPPFHSSAIGQTNRHYFKDAVVDASLDAGASLPDGPERAAVYQKAWDRINEELPWISMVQPLNLYAQTKGLKGIDHSPSILNYLGKAYFE from the coding sequence ATGCATAACTACATGAAAGTGTTAGGAATTAGCGTCATTTGTCTCCTCCTTGGATTTGGTCAGGCTTTCGCCAAGGGCGACACCCTCACCGTGGGCGTAACCCAGACCCCCAAGACCCTTGATCCGCAGGCCACATCAGACGCTGGCTCGCAAAACATCGACATGCAGATTTATGAAACGCTGGTCACCATGGACAAGGACAACAACCTTGTTCCCATGCTGGCTGAAAAATGGGAGGCCTTGCCGGACAAGGTTTCCTACAAGTTCCACTTAAAGAAAGGTGTTAAATTCCACAATGGTGAAACCATGACCGCAGACGACGTGGTGTTCACCTTTAAACGCGCTTTAAGCCCTGCTGGCGTGGCGGTCAAAGCTCTGTCCATGTATGTGGCCGACGTGGAAAAAGTGGACGACAACACAGTTATCATGAAGGCTTCCCAGCCCATGGGCGATACCTTTGTTGTGTCGCTCTGCCATCCCTGGGCTTCCATCATGAACAAAAAGGCTGTGGAAAGCGCAGGCAAGGACTACGGGCAAAACCCCGTGGGTACAGGCCGCTTTGCTTTCAAAAACTGGGTTATCGGCGACCGGGTTCAGCTTGAACGCTTTGACGCCTATCATGGTGAAAAAGCAAAGCTCAAGAACCTTGTGTACCGCACCATCGTTGAAGCTTCGAGCCGCACCATCGAGCTGGAAAGCGGCGCAGTGGATATGATCATGGACCCCGCGCCCAACGACATCAGCCGCATCAAGGACAACGCCAAGCTTGAGGTTGTTTCCGTTCCTTCCTGCCGCCTGTACTACATCGGCCTTGATGTCACCCATCCCCCTTACGACAACCTCAAGGTTCGTCAGGCCATGAATCTGGCCGTTGACCGCGCGGGCATCGTCAAGATCGTGTTCCGCGGCAATGCGGAACCTGCGCGCGGCCCCGTCACCAGCGCCATCAAGTACAACAAATACAACGAAACCGCCCCCATCAAAAAAGATCCCGCCAAGGCCAAGGAATTACTGAAGGAAGCCGGTTTCCCCAATGGCTTCAAGGGCAAACTGCTTATTTCCGACCGCACGGACTACACGAATATCGCCACCATTCTTCAGGCCAACTTCAAGGAAGTCGGCATTGATATGTCCATTGAAGTGTTTGAATGGGGCACCTTCCTCGATGTTATCCGCAAGCAGGGCCATGAGCCCTTCCTGAACAACTGGTGGGGCGGCGCGCCCGCCATGGATCCTTTTTTCCTCATGACGCCTCCGTTCCACTCCTCTGCCATCGGGCAGACCAACCGCCACTATTTCAAGGACGCCGTTGTTGACGCCTCCCTTGACGCGGGTGCTTCCCTGCCTGACGGCCCGGAACGCGCCGCCGTCTACCAGAAGGCCTGGGACCGCATCAACGAGGAACTGCCCTGGATTTCCATGGTGCAGCCGCTGAACCTTTACGCGCAGACCAAGGGACTTAAAGGTATTGACCATTCGCCGAGCATCCTGAACTACCTGGGCAAAGCCTATTTTGAATAA